The nucleotide window CCGGTTTGCGCTCGATTTCATGCGCAAGGTGGACGTGCGCTACTTCAACCTGACCCCCGGTCAGTGGGGCTCGATCGCGCTTCTGATCGTGGGCATCTACATTCTGAAACGGCAATCGCGTTTGGCGAACGCCCGGGCCTGACAGCCTCCCCCGGAGTCTCAGGAGGCGGGCCCCTCGCGCGGGGGCGCGAAGCTATCGTGGTAGCCGGCGTCTTCCACGCCAAGGGCTGTGGTGCTCGCGTGAAGGGGCGCGAAGGTGTCGAGCATCACGGCGAGTTCGTTGGTGTGCGTGCTGCCCAGGCTGCCCTCGTAGGCCCCTGGATGCGGGCCGTGTGGGATCCCGGCAGGGTGGTGGGAAAGGCTTCCAGGGCCGACGCCCTTGCGCGAAGTGAAGTTGCCGTCGCAGTAAAAGATCACCTCGTCACAGTCGACGGAGCTGTGTGGGTAGGGACAAGGGATGGCCTGCGGGTGGAAATCGACGGGGCGGGGAACAAAGCTGCACACCAGGGCTCCGCGGGTCGCAAAGGTGCCGTGCCACGTGGGCGGCAGGTGCACGAGTCCGACCCGCGGCTGGAAGGACCGTATCGGAAACACGAACGGATAGACGCTGCCGTCCCAGCCCACCACGTCGAGCGGTGTGTGTGCGCTGGTAAACACGTCGAAGCGTCCCTGTCGCTTCACCACCACGTCCCGGAGCCCCTCGTCGTTCGGGCCCTCGAAGCGCGGGGCGCGGAAGTCGCGATGACAGTACGGCGCGTCCATGCGGAGCTGCCCGTGCTCGTTGCGCCACTGCGCCGGCAGGTCGAGCCCGCCGCGGCACTCGATCTCGAGCCAGTGCTGTTCGATGCCCCTGTCGGGGATGAAGCGATGAATCACGCCCCGGGGGATGACCACGTAGTCTCCCGCCGAGAACGTGAGATCGCCGAGCGTCGTTCGCAGGAGTCCGCTGCCCCGAAAAATGAAGAAGAGGTCGTCGCCGTCCCCGTTCGCGAAGTAAGCGGGATCGGCCTTGTCGGGAAACAGGGTGGCGATGCTGACGTCATCGTTCCACAGCAACACGTGCCGCGCGCCGAGGGCGCTCCCTCGTCGTTCAGCAAGTCCCGGGGTGCGGTAATGGCGACGTCGCAAGGGTCTAACGGGTGCGGGTTGAGGGGCTCCGAAGCCATACTTGGCCCCACCGGGGACCGCGGTGTGGGGAGCGTGCAGGTGGTAGCTCATCGTGTAGGGCCCGTCGAAGCCCCGCCGCGTGAGGCACTGCTCGAACAAGAGCTGCCCCGCCTCGTCCCTCGCGGCCACGTGGTGTTTGGGGGGCAACAGCCCTTCGGCGCGGCGTTCGATCATGAGCCCAGTATATGACGGCTTCAGGAGATCCTGCGCGTGAGCCTCTGCTCGCGTTCGATGCTCTCGAAGAGCGCGCGGAAGTTTCCGGCGCCAAAGCCGCGAGAGCCTTTCCGCGAAATGATCTCGAAGAAAAACGGTCCGGCGTCCCGGTCTTGGAAAAACGCCGCGGCTTCCTTCAAAAAAATCTGAAGCAAGTACTGCTCCGGGCCCTCGCCGTCGACCAAGATCTCGAGCGCCTTCAGGGTGAGGAGGTCTTCGT belongs to Myxococcales bacterium and includes:
- a CDS encoding homogentisate 1,2-dioxygenase; the encoded protein is MIERRAEGLLPPKHHVAARDEAGQLLFEQCLTRRGFDGPYTMSYHLHAPHTAVPGGAKYGFGAPQPAPVRPLRRRHYRTPGLAERRGSALGARHVLLWNDDVSIATLFPDKADPAYFANGDGDDLFFIFRGSGLLRTTLGDLTFSAGDYVVIPRGVIHRFIPDRGIEQHWLEIECRGGLDLPAQWRNEHGQLRMDAPYCHRDFRAPRFEGPNDEGLRDVVVKRQGRFDVFTSAHTPLDVVGWDGSVYPFVFPIRSFQPRVGLVHLPPTWHGTFATRGALVCSFVPRPVDFHPQAIPCPYPHSSVDCDEVIFYCDGNFTSRKGVGPGSLSHHPAGIPHGPHPGAYEGSLGSTHTNELAVMLDTFAPLHASTTALGVEDAGYHDSFAPPREGPAS